Proteins co-encoded in one Capsicum annuum cultivar UCD-10X-F1 chromosome 9, UCD10Xv1.1, whole genome shotgun sequence genomic window:
- the LOC107843116 gene encoding TSL-kinase interacting protein 1, translating to MQMVQQVSLDCDTCLHPETFMCKDGFSGVTQNPAVALPVIPSKDHPVSQQSVLTHDHAVTQLVSFSQDQVILPQPAKRQTRQWAAWTRQEEESFFSALRQVGKNFERITSRVQSKNKDQVRHYYYRLVRRMNKLLGPELCLDAKNSKETNAAMLRWWSLLEKYSCKASKLHLKPRRFKIFVETLESQLVKDRKKNVKRRPSQGESSSTAAASPSSHGRVSTNDSRTVKVVLLDNKDAQKFGSGKGPSVKRNVTMGVNRGNVKVDSSVKNARHRRRTGSSSTAAYKRWEKAAIAGVSLVADAAEHLERTTIDKDVGPVQNSQGINGFEHVGKDVHSLSTLSQIFLKETNLQSCMKLKLQLFPVDEGTRRALEMDNHNPFLELTLSNRKKMSSVMEHLNRKWGSSSIATGELVLFPFHVQVESLVRSLRWTKDTTQIAADVHNLIGRPPVFRLKYGWFPNAELGTSQEPLSYTVPFVQNTNTNITNEKNAEIPASSHGSLVRFSKEPLPSNPRMTVTSSSNKLGESNLQASMGLNTYTSDHDETLPSHRRENWDATTAEQDDMHDMQGTKASALSAGDWEDSFTNISVGDLLFDAPDDEQTDCVDSALPGSSHFLHQTPLSCDSFDAAIAAHIYKHQSKADSQMALPPQASSIWNAEDTCDAFAFKKNVAFRDKEQRSSSNVGAENSQRIAQSSSLVLDAGIKDLPGNMESFTGETAHEDPMDECQSDAQALDGSAKDPNGLSGIYWTDSLGPLELDAPSCRYHNEDITLSDSFGGLNRLIVDSLDAFQNCSFFGLDKKEPASSTAKAVETSDLKIGAEV from the exons ATGCAAATGGTGCAACAGGTCTCCTTAGACTGTGACACATGCCTCCATCCCGAGACTTTTATGTGCAAGGATGGGTTTTCTGGGGTAACACAAAATCCTGCAGTGGCACTGCCAGTGATACCCTCAAAAGATCATCCTGTTTCACAGCAGTCTGTGCTGACCCATGATCATGCAGTTACACAGCTGGTATCATTCTCCCAAGATCAGGTTATACTACCGCAGCCAG CCAAAAGACAGACACGTCAATGGGCTGCATGGACACGTCAGGAGGAAGAAAGCTTTTTCTCTGCACTGCGACAAGTTGGGAAG aattttgagagaattacTAGTCGCGTGCAGAGTAAAAACAAGGATCAG GTCAGACACTATTATTATCGTCTTGTGAGGCGCATGAACAAGTTGTTGGGTCCAGAACTTTGTCTGGATGCCAAAAATTCCAAGGAGACTAATGCTGCAATGCTGCGATG GTGGTCTTTACTGGAAAAGTATAGCTGTAAAGCTTCAAAGCTTCATTTGAAACCACGgagatttaaaatatttgttgaaaCTTTG GAGAGTCAGCTGGTGAAAGACCGCAAAAAGAATGTAAAAAGGCGTCCTTCTCAAGGAGAAAGTAGCTCTACAGCTGCAGcatctccttcaagtcatggcagagtgtcaactaatgatagtcgGACAGTTAAAGTGGTTCTTCTTGACAACAAGGACGCACAAAAATTCGGATCCGGTAAAGGTCCTTCTGTAAAACGCAATGTCACTATGGGTGTTAACAGGGGGAATGTAAAGGTAGACTCTTCTGTGAAAAATGCTAGACATCGCCGAAGGACAG GTTCTTCATCAACAGCTGCATATAAAAGGTGGGAGAAGGCTGCAATTGCTGGAGTTTCATTGGTAGCTGATGCTGCCGAGCATTTGGAGCGGACAACTATTGATAAAGATGTTGGACCGGTCCAGAATTCACAGG GTATAAATGGCTTTGAACATGTTGGCAAAGATGTGCATTCTTTGTCGACTTtatctcaaatttttttaaagGAGACCAATTTACAGAGTTGTATGAAACTAAAGCTCCAACTGTTTCCTGTTGATGAAGGAACTAGAAGAGCCCTGGAAATG GATAATCATAACCCGTTCTTGGAACTCACTCTAAGTAATCGAAAAAAGATGTCATCCGTTATGGAACATCTCAATCGTAAATGGGGAAGTTCAAGCATAGCAACTGGAGAACTGGTGCTTTTTCCTTTCCATGTACAGGTGGAAAGCCTGGTGCGATCCCTGAGATGGACCAAAGATACCACACAAATTGCAGCAGATGTGCATAATCTGATTGGAAGACCTCCAGTTTTCCGTCTCAA ATATGGTTGGTTTCCAAATGCTGAGCTTGGAACGTCTCAAGAACCATTGTCATATACCGTTCCATTTGTGCAAAATACTAACACTAACATAACAAACGAAAAGAATGCGGAAATACCAGCATCTTCCCATGGTTCACTTGTACGATTTTCTAAAGAACCACTACCTTCTAACCCAAGAATGACTGTGACATCCTCCTCAAACAAGCTTGGTGAGTCAAACTTGCAAGCTAGCATGGGTCTGAATACCTACACTTCTGATCATGATGAAACTCTGCCTTCACATAGAAGGGAGAACTGGGATGCAACCACCGCGGAACAAGATGACATg CATGATATGCAGGGAACCAAGGCCAGTGCTTTGTCAGCAGGGGATTGGGAAGATAGCTTTACCAACATAAGTGTTGGAGATCTTCTCTTTGATGCACCTGATGATGAGCAAACAGACTGCGTTGACTCAGCTTTGCCCGGAAGCTCTCATTTTCTCCATCAGACGCCATTAAGCTGCGACTCGTTTGATGCAGCGATTGCTGCtcatatatataaacatcaaagcAAAGCTGATTCTCAGATGGCTCTTCCACCTCAAGCATCTTCCATTTGGAATGCTGAAGATACATGTGATGCTTTTGCATTCAAGAAAAATGTTGCTTTCCGTGACAAAGAGCAGCGGTCATCCAGCAATGTTGGTGCAGAGAATTCCCAGCGGATTGCTCAGTCATCATCCCTGGTATTGGATGCAGGAATCAAG GATTTGCCTGGGAACATGGAATCGTTCACTGGCGAAACTGCTCATGAAGACCCAATGGATGAGTGTCAATCCGATGCACAAGCTTTGGATGGTTCTGCAAAGGATCCTAATGGGCTCTCTGGCATATATTGG ACAGATTCTTTAGGACCGCTAGAATTGGACGCACCTTCATGTAGATATCATAATGAAGACATAACTCTGAGTGATAGTTTTGGTGGTTTGAACCGCCTCATAGTTGACAGCCTGGATGCATTTCAAAATTGCTCGTTTTTTGGGTTGGACAAGAAAGAGCCTGCATCATCTACTGCTAAAGCTGTAGAGACTTCAGATTTAAAAATCGGCGCTGAAGTCTAA